A window of Paraburkholderia megapolitana genomic DNA:
GGCAGGCCGCGCAATGCCTTGAGCTTCGTCTTGTAGGCGGCGAGTTCGGCGCTATTCGGCAGCTTCTCGTGCACGAGCAGATAAGCGATCTCCTCGAATTCGCACGCACCGGCGATATCGAGAATGTCGTAGCCGCGGTAGTGCAGGTCGTTGCCCGTACGGCCGACCGTGCACAGAGCCGTGTTTCCTGCCGTCACGCCTGACAGGGCGACGGACTTTTTCGGTTTGAAGCCAGCTGCGCCTGGTTGCGCGGCGGATTGCGGCGCTTCGCTCATCTCCTGCGATCTCCTTGTGGCCCTGCTCACTTCCTGTTGAACGGCACGTCGAGCTTAAGCTCGTACGCGTGACAGCTGATGCTTCCGGACAGCGCTTCGGTGCGGGTCGCCATCGTCCTGGCCGCGGCCTGGTTCAGCATGCGCAACGGCTTCTGACCATGCATATTCACGACGTGCGCCCCTGCTGTGAATCCACTGGCGCAAACAGCGGCGCGGCCTCAGCGGGCACCGTGTGACCCGTCGAGCGCGCACGGCGCAGCACCGACCAGTAGTAGCGATAGCTCGCGCGATCGTGCAGCGTATCGTGGTACCGCGTCGGACCCCACTGCGCGTGTTGCGCGGCGAGCAGGATATCGGCGGCGGTGGCGATTTCCTCGTCGCGCGGCGCGAACGCCGCAACGATGACCGGCACTTGCGCGGGGTGGATGCTCCACATCCGCGTATAGCCGAACTCGTTGCGCGCCCGAGCGGCATCGCTGGCGACCACGGTCATGTCGCGCACTTCTGTCGATACGTTATGCGACGGCACCTTGCCATGTGCGTGACACGCCGCGGCGATTTCCAGCTTCGCGCGACGCACGAGCGGATGATCGAACTGGCCCGGCGAGCGCATCGCGCTATCGGGAATCGCGCCATCGTGTGCGGAGACGAAGTCCATCAAACCGAAGCTCAGCGCTTCGACACCAGGTAGCGCAGCGAGATCGAACGCACGCGCGAGCGCACCGTGCGTTTCGACCAGCAGTTGCACCGGCACAGGCTGGGCAATGCCGAGTTCGCGGCGCGTCGCTTCGATGAACGCGCACATTTCGGCGGCGTCCGGGACATTGCGGATTTTCGGAAGCGTGATGTAGGCGGGCGCACGTTGTGCAGCACGCAGGATGATGCGCACGTCGTCGCGCCAGTGCGGATGAGCGAAATCGTGAATGCGCACGCCGACGCGGCCGAAGCGATCGTGCTCGCTGCCGGGGAACGACGCGACGAGTTCCGCGTGCTCCGCTTCGTGGCCGACCTGGGCGCCGTCTTCGCAATCGAGCGTAACGTCGAACACCGCACCAAGCTCCTGCTGTAGTGCAAGCGATTTCAGCATCAGCTTCTCGCTGCCGGCGTAGTGATCGCAGGCAGGCAGAACGGCTGGGGGCGCTTCGCCGTCAAACAGCACTTCGGCGGGTGTGAGAGCGCGCATCGTCGGCGTCAGGAGCGTGGGTCGTCTTAGGGAGAAACCTGATTCGGGTGCGTTCTGCGGGAGCGCTGCGATGACACAGTGCGGTGGGCAAAACGCGCCCGGATCAGGCGCGAACCCGGCACACGACGATTCGAAAAAAACCGCCGTGCGCGAATTCGCATGTCAAAACCAGTTGCGTGAAAAAACCGGTGCTCGTCGTACTTCAACGAGCCCGGTCTTGCCGCGCGGCTCGCGACTATTAGCCGAGCAGATGCTGAACGCCGTCGCGCTCTTCGAGCAATTCGTTCAGCGTGTGATCCATCTTCTCGCGGGCGAACGCGTCGATGGCCAGACCTTCCACGCGCTTGTATTCGCCGTTTTCGCACGTGACGGGCACGCCGTAGACGATGTCTTCAGGAATGCCGTACGAGCCGTCCGACGGAATGCCCATCGTGACCCACTTGCCGTTCGTGCCGAGCACCCAGTCATGCACGTGGTCGATCGCCGCATTAGCCGCCGATGCCGCCGACGACAGCCCGCGCGCTTCGATAATTGCCGCGCCGCGCTTGCCGACCGTCGGAATGAACGTGTTGCGATTCCATTCGTCGTCGTTGATCAGCTTGGTGAGGTCCTGGCCTTCTGCCGTTGCAACGCGGAAGTCCGGGTACATGGTCGGCGAGTGGTTGCCCCACACAGCGAGCTTTTCGATCGATGCGACCGGCTTGCCCGACTTCGCAGCCAGTTGCGACAGCGCGCGGTTGTGGTCGAGACGCAGCATCGCGGTGAAGTTCTTCTTCGGCAGATCGGGTGCCGACTTCATGGCGATGTAGGCGTTCGTGTTGGCCGGGTTGCCGACCACCAGCACTTTCACATCGCGGCTCGCGACTTCGTTCAGCGCCTTGCCTTGCACCGTGAAGATTTCGGCGTTTGCCGACAGCAGGTCCTTACGCTCCATGCCCTTCGAGCGGGGACGGGCGCCGACCAGCAGCGCGACATCGACGTCCTTGAACGCGACCTTCGGGTCGTCGGTGACCACGACGCCCGCGAGCAGCGGGAATGCGCAGTCTTCGAGCTCCATCACGACGCCTTTGACGGCGCCTTGCGCCTGCGGCAGGTCGAGCAACTGCAGGATCACGGGCTGGTCTTTGCCGAGCATGTCGCCGTTCGCGATGCGGAACAGCAGGGAGTAACCGATTTGACCTGCGGCGCCGGTGACGGCAACACGCTTTGCGGGCTTAGCCATTGAAAATCTCCAGGACGATGCGTTAGTGCGTTAGACGCTAGGGAAAAACGCCATTTTATATGCGCGTTAGACAAAGCGTCGTTGAAACACGGCGGAATTCGCTGCGCGCGGGCTTGCGCTGAACCGGGCGGAAGCCGGGGAGCGCCGCTGCGCGGCCGTCGTGCCGGGTAATCTGTACAACCGAGCGGAGTGCGGGACGCTGTTGGTACCGTAGCGGCCGTTGCGCCTGCCGGCTCCTGCTACAGCGCGTTTCGGCGCGCGTCCGGCGGGGCGCCGGCGGGCCAGTCGAAACCTGGACTGCATGAGAGAACAGCATGGTGCAGGGCGGCTTTTGGTGCGTGACAGCCATCGGGAAAAGCGCCGTACGACAACCCGCAAACCCTTGCTCGACAAGGAGTGTAGGATTCGGCAGACGCAAAGTCAACATTATCTTATGTCTTATATAAGACATAAGTATCGCCGGGAAAGGGCTGGACGCAAGATGGGCCTTTATGATGAAATGCGCGGATGACTTCGAACCAGGCGAGCACTGCGAATCCTATCGGCCCGGCGGGCTCAGGCGACGGCGTGCCCGCTGGCGCACCCACTTCTTCCGCGGGGGCCGCGCCTGCTGCTTCAGCACCCGCCGCAGCCCACGCATTGCCCACCTCGCCGACCTTCAGCCCGCTGTATCAGCAGATCAAGGGGCTGATTACGCAGAGCCTCGAGTCGGGCGAATGGAAACCCGGCGAAATCATTCCCAGCGAAGTCGAACTGGCCGCCCGCTACAAGGTGAGTCAGGGCACCGTGCGCAAGGCAATCGACGAACTCGCCGCCGATAACCTGCTGGTCCGGCGCCAGGGCAAGGGCACTTTTGTTGCTACGCACAACGAAGACCGTGCCCAGTTTCGCTTCCTCAGATTGCTTGCCGATGACGGCGACGAACATCCGCACGTCAGCCGGCTGCTCGAATGCCGGCGGCTGCGCGCCCCGGCGGAAATTGCCCGCCAGCTCGATCTGAAGCCCGCCGATCCCGTCGTGCTGATCAAGCGCCTGCTGCAGTTCGATGGCGAAACTACGGTGCTCGACGAAATCTGGCTGCCAGGCGGCATGTTTCGCGGCCTCACGCTCGAGCGCCTGTCGGAGTACAAGGGGCCGCTCTACGCGATGTTCGAGACGGAGTTCGGCACGCGCATGATCCGCGCATCCGAGAAAATCCGCGCGGTGGCAGCCGATCCGACCGTGGCCGAACTGCTGCACGTGCCGGCCGGTTTCCCGCTGCTTTCGGTGGAGCGCGTGTCCTATACGTACGGCGATCGACCGGTCGAAGTACGTCGTGGCTGGTATGTCACAACCGGGTATTACTATCAGAACGATTTGAGCTGACGAACTGGCTCAAGACAAAGGCTCAAGACAACGCGCGAGGGCCTGTGCGAAGCACGCGCCAGGCGGCTCAAACACGCAATTGTTGCCCGCTCCGTAAAGCTCCTGCGCGGTTTTTCGCTGCAGCGCGATATGAAAAGGCGCTAAAATCGCGGACTAGTGTGACTACAAAGTAGGGGTCTAGCATGGCTGAAGCCGTAAAAAAACCGAGGCCGGAGTTCCGGAACATCGGTATCGGACAGATCTTGACGGCATACCGTCTCCCGCTAGCGGGGCGGGTGTCGATCCTGCACCGCCTGAGCGGTGGTCTGCTCTTCGTGTTCCTCCCGTTCCTGCTGTACCTCTTCTCGCAAAGCCTGACATCAGAAATCAGCTTCGAGTTGTTCAAGGATTTCCTCTCCAACATCGTCGTCAAGCTCATCACGCTGGTTCTCGCGTGGGCCTTCCTGTTTCACTTCTGCGCCGGCGTTCGCCATCTGGTGATGGACACACACCGCGGCGTCACGAAGGAGGGCGGCAAGCAGACGTCGATCGTCGTGCTGGTCCTGTCGTCGCTACTCACCCTCGCTTTTGCAGCAAAACTCTTCGGAGTCTTCTAAAAAAATGGCATCCCACAATCGAATCGGCCCGAAGCGCCTCGTAGTCGGCGCGCATTACGGGCTGCGCGACTGGCTCGCGCAACGCATTACCGCTGTCGTGATGGCGGTGTACACCGTGATCCTGCTCGCGTGGTTCTTCGGTGCGAAGGACTTCTCCTATGAAGGCTGGTCGTCGATCTTCGCCACGCAGTGGATGAAGCTCGCCACGTTCGTCGCGCTGCTGTCGCTGTTCTATCACGCCTGGGTCGGCATCCGCGACATCTGGATGGACTACATCAAGCCCGTCGGCACGCGGCTCCTCCTGCAGGCGCTGACGATCGTCTGGCTGCTCGCATGTGCGGGCTACGCTGCGCAGATTCTCTGGAGAGTGTAAAAGAATGGCTTCAATCAAGAATTCTCTGCCGCGTCGCCGCTTCGACGTCGTCATCGTCGGTGCAGGTGGTTCGGGCATGCGCGCGTCGCTGCAACTCGCGCGCGCAGGCCTGTCGGTCTGCGTACTGTCGAAGGTGTTCCCGACGCGTTCGCACACGGTCGCCGCGCAAGGCGGTATCGGTGCTTCGCTCGGCAACATGAGCGAAGACAACTGGCACTACCACTTCTACGACACGATCAAGGGTTCGGACTGGCTCGGCGACCAGGACGCGATCGAATTCATGTGCCGTGAAGCGCCGAATGCGGTCTACGAACTCGAACACATGGGCATGCCGTTCGACCGTAATGCCGACGGCACGATCTATCAGCGTCCGTTCGGCGGCCACACCGCGAACTACGGCGAAAAGCCGGTGCAACGCGCCTGCGCGGCAGCGGACCGTACGGGTCACGCGCTGCTGCACACGCTGTATCAGCAGAACGTCGCGGCGAAGACGCAGTTCTTCGTCGAATGGATGGCGCTCGATCTGATCCGCGACGCCGAAGGCGACGTGCTCGGCGTGACCGCGCTCGAAATGGAAACCGGCGACGTCTACATCCTCGAAGGCAAGACCACGCTGTTCGCCACGGGCGGCGCAGGCCGTATCTTCGCGGCATCGACGAACGCGTTCATCAACACCGGCGACGGCCTCGGCATGGCGGCCCGCTCGGGCATCGCGTTGCAGGATATGGAATTCTGGCAATTCCACCCCACCGGCGTGGCAGGTGCAGGCGTGCTGATTACCGAAGGCGTGCGCGGCGAAGGCGGCATTCTGCGTAACTCGGACGGCGAGCGCTTCATGGAGCGCTATGCGCCGACGCTGAAGGATCTGGCGCCGCGCGATTTCGTCTCGCGTTCGATGGACCAGGAAATCAAGGAAGGCCGTGGCGTGGGTCCGAATAAAGACCACGTGCTGCTCGATCTGTCGCACATCGGCGCCGAGACGATCATGAAGCGTCTGCCGTCCATTCGCGAAATCGCGCTGAAGTTCGCGAACGTCGACTGCATCAAGGAACCGATCCCGGTCGTACCGACCATCCACTACCAGATGGGCGGTATTCCGACGAACATCCACGGGCAGGTGGTGGGGACGTCGAAGGGTCACGAAGATCCGGTCAACGGTTTCTACGCAGTGGGCGAATGCTCGTGCGTGTCGGTGCACGGTGCGAACCGCCTCGGCACGAACTCGCTGCTCGACCTCGTGGTGTTCGGCCGGGCGGCCGGCAACCACATCGTCAAGCACGTGCGCGAGATCAAGGACCACAAGCCGCTGCCGGCCGATGCAGCCGAGTTCTCGCTGGCACGTCTCGACAAGCTCACGAAGTCGACCTCGGGCGAATACACGCAGGCCATCGCCGGCGACATCCGCGCGTCGATGCAGGCACATGCAGGCGTGTTCCGTACATCGAAGCTGCTGGCCGAAGGTGTCGACAAGATCAAGGAACTGGCCGAGCGGGTCGAACACGTCCATCTGAAGGACAAGTCGAAGGTGTTCAACACGGCACGTGTCGAAGCGCTGGAACTGGCGAACCTGATCGAAGTGGCGCGCGCCACGATGGTCTCCGCCGAGGCGCGCAAGGAAAGCCGCGGCGCGCACGCGCAGAGCGACTTCGAACATCGCGACGACGAAAACTGGCTGCGTCACACGCTGTGGTTCAGCGAAGGCGATCGCCTCGACTACAAGCCGGTGCATATGCAGCCGCTGACGGTCGAATCGGTACCGCCGAAAGCGCGGACGTTCTAAGCCCAAGCCAAATCAAAGGAACTGGAAATGGCCACGCGAATTTTTGAAATCTACCGCTACGATCCGGACAAGGATGCAGCGCCGCGCATGCAGCGCTACGAGATCGAGATCGACTCGCACGAACGCATGCTGCTCGACGCGCTCATCAAGCTGAAGGCGGTCGACGAAACGCTGTCGTTCCGCCGTTCGTGCCGCGAAGGCGTGTGCGGTTCGGACGCGATGAACATCAATGGCAAGAACGGTCTTGCCTGCCTGACGAACCTGAACGACCTGCCGCACAAGATCGTGTTGCGTCCGCTGCCGGGCCTGCCCGTCGTGCGCGATCTGATCTGCGATTTCACGCAGTTCTTCAACCAGTACCACTCGATCAAGCCGTACCTGATCAACGACACGCCGCCGCCGGAGAAGGAGCGCCTGCAGTCGCCGGAAGAGCGCGACGAGCTCGACGGCCTGTACGAGTGCATCCTGTGCGCGAGCTGCTCGACGTCGTGCCCGAGCTTCTGGTGGAATCCGGACAAGTTCGTCGGGCCGGCTGGTCTGCTGCAAGCCTATCGCTTCATCGCGGATAGCCGCGACGAAGCGACCGGCGAGCGTCTCGATAACCTGGAAGATCCGTATCGTCTGTTCCGCTGCCACACCATCATGAACTGCGTCGACGTGTGCCCGAAGGGTTTGAACCCGACGAAGGCGATCGGCAAGATCAAGGAATTGATGGTTCGCCGCGCCGTATAGCATGGAAGAAGCTTCGCACCAGTCCGACCCGCTTCGCCGCGCACGCCTTCGCTGGCGCGCCCGGCGCGGCTTGCTGGAAAACGATCTGATCTTCGAGCGTTTTTTCGGCAAATACGAGCATGACCTCAGCGATGCCGATGTCGGCGCCCTTACGCGCCTGCTCGAGCTGAGCGATAACGACCTGATGGACTTGCTGCTTGCACGCAAGGAACCCGAAGGCGAACTTGCTGACCCGGATGTCATACGGGTGCTGCAGCTGCTGCGTACCGTGTAAGCGTCGCGAGTAGACGCACGCAGCGCAAGTAGCGCACGCGTGCGGTGCTGCCGGTGCTGCCGGGCGTGCAGATTATCGAAACCCTGTTTCCATACTTCGATTGAGGATGTGCCATGACCCCGTCTGATGTAAAAGCCACGCTATCGTTCAGCGACAACTCGCCGAGCGTTGAAATGCCGATCTACAAGGGCACCCTTGGCCCGGACGTGATCGACATCCGCAAACTGTACGGCCAGACCGGCAAGTTCACGTACGACCCCGGCTTCATGTCGACGGCGTCGTGCAACTCGGCGATCACGTATATCGATGGGGACAAGGGCGAGCTGCTGTACCGCGGCTACCCGATCGACAACCTCGCGCAGAACGCCGACTTCCTCGAAACCTGCTTCCTGTTGCTGAAGGGCGAACTGCCGAACAAGCAGGAAAAGGACGAGTTCGTCGACACCGTCACGAAGCACACGATGGTGCACGAGCAGATGCAGTTTTTCTTCCGCGGTTTCCGCCGCGATGCGCACCCGATGGCGATTCTGGTGGCCGCTGTCGGCGCGCTGTCGGCGTTCTATCACGACTCGCTCGACATCAATAACCCGCGTCACCGCGACGTATCGGCGATTCGCATGATCGCGAAGCTGCCGACGCTGGTCGCGATGGCCTACAAGTACAGTATCGGCCAGCCGTTCGTGTATCCGCGCAACGACCTGTCGTACAGCGCGAATTTCATGCGCATGATGTTCTCGAATCCGTGCGAGGAATATAAGGTCAATGACGTGCTGGTGCGCGCGCTCGACCGTATCCTGATCCTGCATGCGGACCACGAGCAGAATGCGTCGACGTCGACGGTGCGGCTGGCGGGTTCGTCGGGTGCGAATCCGTTTGCGTGTATCGCGGCCGGTATCGCATGCCTGTGGGGTCCGGCACACGGCGGCGCGAACGAAGCGGCGCTGAACATGCTTGAAGAAATCGGTTCGATCGACAACATCCCTGAGTTCATCAAGCAGGTGAAGGACAAGAACTCGGGTGTGAAGCTGATGGGCTTCGGTCACCGCGTGTACAAGAACTACGATCCGCGCGCGAAGCTGATGCGCGAGACCTGCTACGAAGTGCTGGAAGAACTGGGCCTGCATGACGACCCGCTCTTCAAGCTCGCCATGGAACTCGAAAAGATCGCGCTCGAAGACGAATACTTCGTGTCGCGCAAGCTGTACCCGAACGTCGACTTCTACTCGGGCATCGTGCAACGTGCGCTCGGTATCCCGACGTCGATGTTCACCTGCATCTTCTCGATGGCGCGTACGGTGGGCTGGATTGCGCAGTGGAACGAAATGATCGCCGATCCGGAACAGAAGATTGGTCGTCCGCGCCAGTTGTTCGTGGGCGATACGTCGCGCGAAGCGAAGCCGATCGCGCAGCGCTAAGGCGATAAGTAGCGGTAACTGCAAAGAGAACGCCCCGACGGTAAAAGCCGTCGGGGCGTTTTTACTGGTGCGGTGGTTTGCACAGAAACGAGACCGCTTTAGCGGCCTCGTCCCGCGTCCTTTACCACTGCATCGAGGCACCAATCCCGTATGCAGTCCCTGCCGAACTCGTACCGACGCCGGCGCGCATCTTGATGTTATTCGTGATGCGCGCGGTCGCTCCCACGGCGACCGCCTGGTAGCCCTGGAAGGACCCGACGCCTACCCCCATCGAAAGCGTCTTGCCTTGATCCACCTCCGGGATCATCGAGAGCGCTGTCGCGGCGGCAATACCCGAATAAGCGGTTCTTGCCGTGCTGTTGACGCTCTGCTGCAACTGGCCCACCGCCTGATTCGTGTAATTGTTCGCCTGACTGAGCGTGGCGTTGAGCTGGTTGAGGTTGACCGCGTCGGTGCCTTGCGTGCCGGCGGCCACATTCGTGACCTGGCGTTGCTGGTTCGCGCTACCCATCGAAACGACGTTTGAACGGCCTCCGTCATCCGAGCCGGCGCCGATTGCCACGGAATTGGATCCAGCCGTGACGTGCGGCTTGTCGGTGCCCTTGCCGTTCATGTCCGTCGCGACGCCATTGTTGTTCGCTGCTGTCGTCGAGCTGTTGTTGATGCTGGTCGAAAGCGACGACACCTGGTTGTTCACGCTGGTCGACAGTGACGCGACGGTGTTGTTGGTGCTCGAAAGACCTGTCGATAGCGAGTTGACGCTCGTCTGGGTCGACGTGGACAGCGATGTCAGGTTGCTGTTGGTGGTGCTGAGGCCGGTCGACAACGAGCCGACTGCGGTCGACGTCGAGGTCGACAGCGACGCGACGCTGGCGTTGGTGGCACCGAGTCCCGTCGACAGCGAAGCGACAGCGCTATTGGTCGCGAACAGCTGGCTACCGTTGATCGCGTCGGTGCTGGTCGACGTGATCTGGCCGGCGGAGACGTTGGTGATCTGCCTCGTGATGATTTGCCCTTGCGCGTTAGCGGAGCCGACGCTGAACACGCCGCTAGGATTAGCGCCCGCAAACCCGCCGAAGAGCAGCCCTCCGATCGTGACCGACGAGACCGGGACAAACGGCGCAGTAGTAGAGCCGTTGCCGATGGCAACCGAGTTGTCGTCGCTGGCGACTGCATTCGGGCCGATAGCGACACTGTTCTGACCGGTCACGATGCTGTCCGGCAACGTCGAGTTGGCATGAAAGTACTTGGTGCCCTTGGTGCTGATGTTGTTGAGGGCGTCTCCGACGTTATTGTTGGTAGTGGTCGTGCCGTCTGCGTTGTAGGTGACGTAGGCCGGCGCCGAGACCTGACCAGTCGTCGGATCGTACTTCGCTCCACCGCCAAGCGCCGAGGCCGTGGAAGTGCCCAGAGCGTTTGTGTTGGACGTGATGGAGCTGATGCCGGTGGACAACGAACTAAGCCCAGTCGATGTCGAGGTCGACAGCGTAGTCAGGCTGCTGTTAGTCGAGCTCAGGCCAGTAGACAGCGATGTGACGTTGCTCGTCAGCGTTACGAGTCCGGTCGATGTCGACGTCGACAGCGAAGCGAGGTTGCTGTTCGTCGTGGACAGACCGCTGGATGTCGAGGTGGATAGCGACGCGACGGAGCTCGTGGTCGTAGACAGACCGGTAGACAACGAGTTGATGCCGGTCGAAGCGGACGTCGAGAGCGAGGTCAGGTTCAGGTTGGTGGTCGACAAGCCGGTGGATAGTGAGTTGATACCGGTCGAAGCCGACGTCGAGAGCGACACCACATTCGCGTTGGTCGTCGACAGACCCGTGGACAGCGAGTTGATACCCGTCGAGGCCGACGTCGAGAGACTACCGACGTTGCTGTTGGTCGTGCTCAGGCCAGTCGACAGCGAGTTCACGCCGGTCGATAGCGAGCTGATCCCGCTCGATGTGGAGCTCGACAGGCTCGTTACGTTGCTGTTGGTCGTACTCAGGCCGGTCGACAGCGAACTCACGCCCGTCGACAACGAGCTGATTCCGCTCGACGTGGAGCTCGACAGACTCGTCACATTACTGTTGGTCGTGCTGAGCCCAGTCGACAGCGAGGTGATGCCACTAGACGTGGAGCTCGACAGGCTCGTCACATTGCTATTGGTCGTGCTCAGCCCAGTAGACAGCGAATTCACACCCGTCGACAGCGAACCGATACCGCTCGACGTCGAACTCGACAGGCTCGCGAGATTGCTATTGGTCGTGCTCAGACCGGTCGACAGACTGCTGAAACCTGTCGAGAGATTGCCGACGCCGGTTGACAGCGAGTTGACCGCGCCATTCGTCGCAAAGAGCTGCGAGCCGTTGATTGCATCGGTGCTGGTTCCTGTGACCCGGCCTGCAGCCACGTTGGTGATCTGGCGTTCCTTGTTCAGGTCACCCACCGATACCACGCCTACCGGCGCTCCCCCCGCGTAGGTAGCGGACTGCCCGCCAACCGTCCCAGTCGGCGTGGGATTGGCCGCCGCCGTGATAGAGCTGCTACCCAGGGCCACGCTGTTCGCGGTGCTGACCACCGCGCCGTTGCCGATCGCCACGCCATTGGACACCGACGCGCTGGCATTCGGACCCAACGCCATCGCGTTCACACCGGTTGCGCCGTCGTTGTTGTAGTTACCTTGCTGCGTGCCGTTGTCGTTGACGCTGTAGTAGTGCGTGCGCGTCGCCGAGACGACGGTGGACAGGCTCGATACGCTGCTGCCCGTCGTGCTCAGTCCGGTGGACAGCGATGTGATGCCCGTCGACGTCGAAGTGGACAACGTGTTCAGACCGGTCGACAGCGAACCGATACCGCTCGAAGCCGAAGTCGACAGACTGCTGACACTGCTGGTCGTCGTGCTCAACCCGGTCGACAGGCTGTTGATGCCGGTCGAAGTAGACGTAGAAAGCGAGCCAATACTCGTCGACGTCGAACTCGACAGGCTCGCCACGCCACTGCTGGTTGTGCTCAATCCAGTCGAAAGGCTGGCCACGCTGGCCGCCGTAGCGGTCGACAGCGATACCGCATTGTTCGCGACACTGAACAGCTGACTGCCGTTCACTGCATCGGTGCTGGTCGAAGTCACGCGGCCTGCCGCGACGTTCGTGATCTGCCGCTCGGCGCCAGGCGCGCCGACGCTCACCACGCCACCAGGCGTAGTGCCGGCGAACGGGCCGAAGGTGGTCGAACCGATCGTGACATTGGTCACCGGGTTGGCCGCGGCTGTGGTGGATTGCGCGCCCAACGCAACGGAGTTGTCCGTGCCGGCGACCGCACCCGCGCCGAGTGCGACGGACAGATTGCCGGACGCCCGGGTCTGCGTGGTCGCGTCGTAGTTGATGCCGGCGGTAGCGGTATTGTCCGAACCGATCGCGATGGAGCGTGTGCCCGAAGCGAGCGACGACTGACCGATCGCAATGCCGGCTGTGCCGGATGCCAGCGATACCGAACCCAGCGACAGAGAAAAGTCACCATTCGCAGCACTCTGCCGGCCGATGGCGATGCCTGCGGCGCCGTTCGATAGCGCAGCGGCACCGATGGCGACGC
This region includes:
- a CDS encoding HpcH/HpaI aldolase/citrate lyase family protein translates to MRALTPAEVLFDGEAPPAVLPACDHYAGSEKLMLKSLALQQELGAVFDVTLDCEDGAQVGHEAEHAELVASFPGSEHDRFGRVGVRIHDFAHPHWRDDVRIILRAAQRAPAYITLPKIRNVPDAAEMCAFIEATRRELGIAQPVPVQLLVETHGALARAFDLAALPGVEALSFGLMDFVSAHDGAIPDSAMRSPGQFDHPLVRRAKLEIAAACHAHGKVPSHNVSTEVRDMTVVASDAARARNEFGYTRMWSIHPAQVPVIVAAFAPRDEEIATAADILLAAQHAQWGPTRYHDTLHDRASYRYYWSVLRRARSTGHTVPAEAAPLFAPVDSQQGRTS
- a CDS encoding malate dehydrogenase; the encoded protein is MAKPAKRVAVTGAAGQIGYSLLFRIANGDMLGKDQPVILQLLDLPQAQGAVKGVVMELEDCAFPLLAGVVVTDDPKVAFKDVDVALLVGARPRSKGMERKDLLSANAEIFTVQGKALNEVASRDVKVLVVGNPANTNAYIAMKSAPDLPKKNFTAMLRLDHNRALSQLAAKSGKPVASIEKLAVWGNHSPTMYPDFRVATAEGQDLTKLINDDEWNRNTFIPTVGKRGAAIIEARGLSSAASAANAAIDHVHDWVLGTNGKWVTMGIPSDGSYGIPEDIVYGVPVTCENGEYKRVEGLAIDAFAREKMDHTLNELLEERDGVQHLLG
- a CDS encoding GntR family transcriptional regulator, which encodes MTSNQASTANPIGPAGSGDGVPAGAPTSSAGAAPAASAPAAAHALPTSPTFSPLYQQIKGLITQSLESGEWKPGEIIPSEVELAARYKVSQGTVRKAIDELAADNLLVRRQGKGTFVATHNEDRAQFRFLRLLADDGDEHPHVSRLLECRRLRAPAEIARQLDLKPADPVVLIKRLLQFDGETTVLDEIWLPGGMFRGLTLERLSEYKGPLYAMFETEFGTRMIRASEKIRAVAADPTVAELLHVPAGFPLLSVERVSYTYGDRPVEVRRGWYVTTGYYYQNDLS
- the sdhC gene encoding succinate dehydrogenase, cytochrome b556 subunit, with amino-acid sequence MAEAVKKPRPEFRNIGIGQILTAYRLPLAGRVSILHRLSGGLLFVFLPFLLYLFSQSLTSEISFELFKDFLSNIVVKLITLVLAWAFLFHFCAGVRHLVMDTHRGVTKEGGKQTSIVVLVLSSLLTLAFAAKLFGVF
- the sdhD gene encoding succinate dehydrogenase, hydrophobic membrane anchor protein translates to MASHNRIGPKRLVVGAHYGLRDWLAQRITAVVMAVYTVILLAWFFGAKDFSYEGWSSIFATQWMKLATFVALLSLFYHAWVGIRDIWMDYIKPVGTRLLLQALTIVWLLACAGYAAQILWRV
- the sdhA gene encoding succinate dehydrogenase flavoprotein subunit produces the protein MASIKNSLPRRRFDVVIVGAGGSGMRASLQLARAGLSVCVLSKVFPTRSHTVAAQGGIGASLGNMSEDNWHYHFYDTIKGSDWLGDQDAIEFMCREAPNAVYELEHMGMPFDRNADGTIYQRPFGGHTANYGEKPVQRACAAADRTGHALLHTLYQQNVAAKTQFFVEWMALDLIRDAEGDVLGVTALEMETGDVYILEGKTTLFATGGAGRIFAASTNAFINTGDGLGMAARSGIALQDMEFWQFHPTGVAGAGVLITEGVRGEGGILRNSDGERFMERYAPTLKDLAPRDFVSRSMDQEIKEGRGVGPNKDHVLLDLSHIGAETIMKRLPSIREIALKFANVDCIKEPIPVVPTIHYQMGGIPTNIHGQVVGTSKGHEDPVNGFYAVGECSCVSVHGANRLGTNSLLDLVVFGRAAGNHIVKHVREIKDHKPLPADAAEFSLARLDKLTKSTSGEYTQAIAGDIRASMQAHAGVFRTSKLLAEGVDKIKELAERVEHVHLKDKSKVFNTARVEALELANLIEVARATMVSAEARKESRGAHAQSDFEHRDDENWLRHTLWFSEGDRLDYKPVHMQPLTVESVPPKARTF
- a CDS encoding succinate dehydrogenase iron-sulfur subunit — its product is MATRIFEIYRYDPDKDAAPRMQRYEIEIDSHERMLLDALIKLKAVDETLSFRRSCREGVCGSDAMNINGKNGLACLTNLNDLPHKIVLRPLPGLPVVRDLICDFTQFFNQYHSIKPYLINDTPPPEKERLQSPEERDELDGLYECILCASCSTSCPSFWWNPDKFVGPAGLLQAYRFIADSRDEATGERLDNLEDPYRLFRCHTIMNCVDVCPKGLNPTKAIGKIKELMVRRAV
- a CDS encoding FAD assembly factor SdhE — protein: MEEASHQSDPLRRARLRWRARRGLLENDLIFERFFGKYEHDLSDADVGALTRLLELSDNDLMDLLLARKEPEGELADPDVIRVLQLLRTV
- the gltA gene encoding citrate synthase; amino-acid sequence: MTPSDVKATLSFSDNSPSVEMPIYKGTLGPDVIDIRKLYGQTGKFTYDPGFMSTASCNSAITYIDGDKGELLYRGYPIDNLAQNADFLETCFLLLKGELPNKQEKDEFVDTVTKHTMVHEQMQFFFRGFRRDAHPMAILVAAVGALSAFYHDSLDINNPRHRDVSAIRMIAKLPTLVAMAYKYSIGQPFVYPRNDLSYSANFMRMMFSNPCEEYKVNDVLVRALDRILILHADHEQNASTSTVRLAGSSGANPFACIAAGIACLWGPAHGGANEAALNMLEEIGSIDNIPEFIKQVKDKNSGVKLMGFGHRVYKNYDPRAKLMRETCYEVLEELGLHDDPLFKLAMELEKIALEDEYFVSRKLYPNVDFYSGIVQRALGIPTSMFTCIFSMARTVGWIAQWNEMIADPEQKIGRPRQLFVGDTSREAKPIAQR